The genomic DNA CCTCTGCCCTGTCACCCACCATGGGGTCACCAGGGGGTCCCTCTGCCCTGTCACCTGGTGCCACCTCCTTGTGGGGTTACTGGAGGGTTCGTCTGTCCTGTTAGCCAGTGCCACCTCCCCATGGGGTGCATTTGCCCCATTGCCTGGTGCCACCTCCCCATGTGGTCACTGGGGGGGTCTCTTTGCCGTGTCACCCATCGTGGGGTCACCAGGGGGGTCCCTCTGCCCTGTcacctgctgtcacctcctATCCCTGCAGTGTGCCCCGTGGCGGGACAACGCGTGCTGCACGGCCAACACCAGCGTGGAGGCCCATCGGGACCAGTCCTACCTGTACAACTTCAACTGGGACCATTGCGGGGCCATGTCCCAGAAGTGCAAGCGTCACTTCATCCAGGACACGTGTCTGTATGAGTGTGACCCCAACCTGGGGCCATGGATCGACCAGGTGGGGGCACCCCCGGTCACTGGgtgaactgggatggactgggatgggctgggctggatggggaTGGACTGTGATGAATTGCGATGAACTAGgctggactgggatggactCAGATGGACTGGGATGGATTGACAtggactgggaggaactgggctggactgggctgaactgggatGAAGTGGGCtagactgggatgaactgggatggactAGGATGAATTGGGCTAAACTTGGCTGAACTGGGATGGCCTGGGCTTGATTGGGCTGCACTAGGCTGAACTGGGCTGGCCTGGGCTGAACTGTGCTGgactgggctgcactgggatgaactgggctgcactgggatgaactgggctggactggactGGATTAGGATGGACCGGGCTGgactggggtgaactgggatGGACCGGGATGGCCTGGGttggactgggatgaactgggctgcactgggatgaactgggctgaactggACTAGGATGGACTGTGCTGGACTGGGGTgaactgggctggactgggaTGGGCTGGGAaagactgggatggactggggtgAACTGTGCTGGACTGGGATGAACTAGGCTGAACTGGGATGGCCTGGGATgaactgggctggactgggccgaactgggctgcactgggctggactggactGGATTAGGATGGATTGGGCTGgactggggtgaactgggatggactgggatggcCTGGGttggactgggatgaactgggctacactgggatgaactgggctggactggactAGAATGGACTGTGCTGGACTGGGGTGAattgggatggactgggatgggcTGGGAAgtactgggatggactgggctgaactgggctgcactgggatgaactgggctGGACTGTGCTAGACTGGGATGAACTAGGCTGAACTGGGATGGCCTGGGATGAactgggctgcactgggctggactggactGGATTAGGATGGATTGGGCTGgactggggtgaactgggatggactgggatggcCTGGGTTGGACTGGGATGGCCTGGGttggactgggatgaactgggctacactgggatgaactgggctggactggactAGAATGGACTGTGCTGGACTGGGGTGAattgggatggactgggatgggcTGGGAAgtactgggatggactgggctgaactgggctgcactgggatgaactgggctGGACTGTGCTAGACTGGGATGAACTAGGCTGAACTGGGATGGcctgggctggactgggctgcACTGGTGAGCACTGGGCCGTGTCCCCGGGCAGACGGACACCAGCTGGCGCCGGGAGCGCATCCTGCACGTGCCGCTGTGCCGCGAGGACTGCGAGCAGTGGTGGGATGACTGCCAGGACAGCGTCACCTGCAAAGCCAACTGGCACAAGGGCTGGAACTGGACCTCAGGTCAgcggggggcacagggacacccccGCCTCGGGGACACCCCCACCTCGGGGACAGacccccagtgtgtccccagtCACCCGCCGTGTTGCTGCAGGGGAGGCGGCTGCGTCCCCAACCCCAACTGGATGTGTTTggtctgggggggctgggagTCCCTGTGGGGTAGGGGGTAACAGGGGAGGCTCTGGCAGTTGGGTGGGGGCCCCCCAAGACTAAAAGGGACCCATCTGGATAAGCCGATAAGCCCCCCCACACCAGGGAATGCCACCCCTATCCCAATCCCCCTCACCTCTTTTCCCACCCTCGCTGGTTGTGAGTCTGGGGGGTGTGGGGTGATGgggggtgctggcagctgggtgGCGTCCTCCCGATGTCACCCCCCCCAGCAAAGTCAGCAGGAGCCACCAGGACCCAAATAACCCCCCTACACCCCAGGCAATGTCATCCCCTATACCAAAACCACCCCCCTTTCTCAACCCTCCCCGCTGGCtgtgagtggggctggggggatcctcatggggtggggggtgacagggggtgctggcagctgggtgGGGGCCCCCTCAAAGTCAACCCCCCAAGGTCAACCCCTCAGGGTCAAAAGGGACCCACCAGGACCCCAATAACCCCCCCCCACACTGGGGAATTCCACCCCCTaccccaaaaacacccccccacacTTCTCCCGTCCTGTTTGTGAGTCTGGGGGGGTTGAGGGTCCCCATGAGGTGGGGGATGACGgggggtgctggcagctgggtgGGGGCCCCCCCAGTGCAAATTCTCCCCGGACAAAGTCAGCAGgacccaccagcaccccaaTAACCCCCAAAGCCCAAGTGGTGCCACCTCCTATTGTAAAAATAGgaccccccccgctcccccgcagGCACCAACCAGTGTCCCCACGGCGCCATGTGCCAGAAGTTCAAGTTCGTGTTCCCGACCCCGGCCGACCTGTGCGAGGAGCTCTGGTCCCACTCCTACCGCTACACCACCTACCACCGCGGCTCCGGCCGCTGCATCCAGATGTGGTTCGACCCCGCGCTGGGGAACCCCAACGTCGCTGTCGCCCGTTTCTACGCCCTTGGTGCCgcccccccagtgctgcccccgctcctgctggccctgctgccccccGCCCTCCTGGGCCTGCTCTGAACCGTGTCCCAAGTGTCACCGGCCGCTGTCGCCCGCCCTGCATGCGGCTGGTCAATAAACGCTCCTGCCCAGCTGGGGGTTGGGGGCTCGGGGGTTGGGGGGGAGGGAGCCGTGTTTATCCATACGGACCCACCAGTGTGTGGTATCGTTCCCCCCTGGACCCACACACCCAACAAagtggggggcacaggggtccctgctgctgggaccCCCTCCTCACGGCTCTTGGGGGGT from Caloenas nicobarica isolate bCalNic1 chromosome 1, bCalNic1.hap1, whole genome shotgun sequence includes the following:
- the LOC135988912 gene encoding folate receptor gamma-like, with product MAAARALLALLAWPVSTGVTGAVTRDSLLNVCMDAKHHKTEPGPEGELYGQCAPWRDNACCTANTSVEAHRDQSYLYNFNWDHCGAMSQKCKRHFIQDTCLYECDPNLGPWIDQTDTSWRRERILHVPLCREDCEQWWDDCQDSVTCKANWHKGWNWTSGTNQCPHGAMCQKFKFVFPTPADLCEELWSHSYRYTTYHRGSGRCIQMWFDPALGNPNVAVARFYALGAAPPVLPPLLLALLPPALLGLL